From one Thermodesulfobium sp. 4217-1 genomic stretch:
- a CDS encoding carbon-nitrogen hydrolase produces MSIRVCLVQKKCNFSLDENILQAEKAILEAKQKGADILVFSELFLNSYFCISENPNNFDLALENSSSVIKHFQKLALSNNLVIIFPYFEKRSQGIYHNSAIIIDKDGSISGKYRKMHIPDDPGYFEKFYFTPGDLGFEPINCSLGRIGILICWDQWFPEAARIMALKGAQIIIYPTAIGFDPHEKRSEQKKQLEAWLTIQRSHAIANSLYVLSVNRVGTETKHGQKIKFWGNSFVCGPQGEFIVKAKDNEEIMYANIDIGKNEDVRRIWPFFRDRRCSDYKEIGSCFID; encoded by the coding sequence ATGAGCATTAGAGTTTGTCTTGTGCAAAAAAAATGTAATTTTTCGTTAGATGAAAATATTTTACAAGCTGAAAAAGCTATACTTGAGGCTAAACAAAAGGGAGCCGATATATTAGTATTTTCAGAACTATTTTTAAATAGTTATTTCTGTATATCGGAGAATCCAAATAATTTCGACCTTGCTTTAGAAAACAGTTCGAGCGTAATAAAACATTTTCAAAAATTAGCTCTTTCAAATAATTTGGTGATTATTTTTCCTTATTTCGAAAAAAGGTCACAAGGAATATATCACAATAGCGCTATAATTATCGATAAAGATGGCAGTATATCAGGCAAATACAGAAAGATGCACATTCCAGATGATCCAGGATATTTTGAAAAATTTTACTTTACACCTGGAGATTTAGGTTTTGAGCCAATTAATTGCAGTCTTGGAAGAATAGGCATTTTAATATGTTGGGACCAATGGTTTCCTGAGGCAGCACGAATAATGGCGCTAAAAGGTGCTCAAATAATAATCTATCCTACTGCCATTGGATTTGATCCTCATGAAAAAAGATCTGAACAAAAAAAACAGTTAGAAGCATGGCTTACCATTCAAAGATCTCATGCAATTGCAAACTCGCTATATGTCTTATCTGTAAACAGGGTAGGCACTGAGACCAAACATGGTCAAAAAATTAAATTTTGGGGAAATAGTTTTGTTTGTGGGCCTCAGGGAGAATTTATCGTAAAGGCAAAAGATAATGAAGAGATTATGTATGCAAACATTGATATAGGTAAAAATGAAGATGTCAGGCGTATATGGCCTTTTTTTAGGGACAGAAGGTGCTCTGATTACAAAGAAATAGGAAGTTGTTTTATCGATTAA
- a CDS encoding agmatine deiminase family protein: MNNLISEWEQQDALMLVYPHEKSDWNDNLLKVRTLYHELIKKAIKFGKIILIIPENMNYKNELNIDDKNLICIKAKTNDTWIRDNGPIFIKENGIFTALNFKFNGWGNKFNYKLDNDLNNRIFSSNLLAKSVMKKNLNFVLEGGSIDNNGDGIILTTENCLLNKNRNPQYSKDAIEGLFYEVFGQNKILWLKNGKLMGDHTDSHIDMLAKFVNKDTIVYVKSANRNYPYFNELKLMEEELKDFRDCNDKPFNLVPIILPEIKDGQGNYLPATYTNFLIFNSAVVVPIYNSKEDIQAMSVFESIFLNKEIIQIDCRILISQGGAIHCTTNNIPKGFLNQEVLIDEH; the protein is encoded by the coding sequence TTGAATAATCTAATTTCAGAATGGGAACAACAAGATGCATTAATGCTCGTATATCCTCATGAGAAATCTGATTGGAACGATAATCTTTTAAAAGTCCGAACGTTATATCACGAGCTGATAAAGAAAGCCATCAAGTTTGGCAAAATAATATTAATAATACCTGAGAATATGAATTATAAAAATGAATTGAATATCGATGATAAGAATCTGATATGCATTAAAGCTAAAACTAATGACACCTGGATTAGAGATAATGGACCAATTTTTATAAAAGAAAATGGGATTTTTACAGCTTTAAACTTTAAATTTAACGGTTGGGGAAATAAATTTAACTATAAATTAGATAACGATTTAAATAACAGGATATTTTCATCCAATTTACTTGCAAAAAGTGTAATGAAAAAAAATTTAAACTTTGTGTTGGAGGGGGGGAGTATTGATAACAATGGCGATGGAATAATTCTAACAACAGAAAATTGCCTACTAAATAAAAATAGAAACCCTCAGTATTCAAAAGATGCAATTGAAGGACTATTTTATGAGGTATTTGGACAAAATAAAATATTGTGGTTGAAGAACGGAAAATTAATGGGTGATCATACAGATTCTCATATTGATATGTTAGCAAAATTTGTAAACAAAGATACTATTGTGTACGTCAAATCAGCAAATAGAAATTACCCATATTTTAATGAGCTAAAATTAATGGAAGAGGAATTGAAGGATTTTAGAGACTGCAATGACAAACCCTTCAACCTCGTACCTATAATTCTGCCTGAGATCAAAGATGGACAAGGAAATTATTTGCCCGCTACTTATACTAATTTTTTAATATTTAATTCTGCTGTAGTTGTACCCATTTACAACTCAAAAGAAGATATACAAGCTATGAGCGTATTTGAAAGCATTTTCCTTAACAAAGAAATCATTCAAATTGACTGTAGAATATTAATTAGCCAGGGTGGAGCTATACACTGCACTACAAATAATATTCCAAAGGGATTTCTAAACCAGGAGGTTTTAATAGATGAGCATTAG
- a CDS encoding WD40 repeat domain-containing protein, with protein sequence MKNEFLEPIDSKMFNISSNSLILDKIIIRSIEEIDFMEIDLKSDKKSPDIKKIDFDILHKIYWNTSFPTVSSISKNAKYFILGFFDGTINFWSMLDGLFLGKIFLSKNPIIAISSSDNEEFLVVGTWDGCIFIYSILQGKIIYHKKIENKPIRKIFYFDGLDLISYLTDDSKIYFLSLKNNKKLLLYENNLKITSYDIKLNENLIFLGFENGLIEIFNFNTNISENKIFMSNNKIVNLSASVDVKYVLSTDESHSNSLNIYKLDSLQSIYTANTYGTCLDAKFVNYSDIAMSVINSSSNLKILTKKDSPLSKSIIIKYNKSSSDLANKKIFNFNEQISTALISEDIKKVYFGTKSGILKKCSLNSQEVNFSEILEPEVPINKIFVHTDSEKLLCFNKNYNVYVYNGLDLKNFSIINVKNAETALSAADSAAYWTEKENKLYLLDLTKKEISINSFEIEFSPFKVLLFKNRFYLSTKDGQIFIYDAELKSLFDCFNTGIDDGKFSVCSRLNIIGYYNDKVLKMYDRLGKLLAEIKFDLKKIDLLTFSDDGMYFAFSCDDEIYLYDVVSSEIIKQFVGHYDKIADIKFKSNSNILLSVGFDKIVNFWKF encoded by the coding sequence GTGAAAAATGAATTTTTAGAACCTATTGATTCGAAGATGTTTAATATTTCTTCCAATTCTTTAATTTTGGACAAGATTATTATTAGAAGCATTGAAGAAATAGATTTTATGGAGATTGATCTCAAATCGGATAAGAAATCTCCTGATATAAAAAAAATTGATTTTGATATATTGCACAAGATATATTGGAATACTTCCTTTCCTACCGTTTCATCAATATCCAAAAATGCCAAATATTTTATTCTGGGCTTTTTCGATGGCACAATAAATTTTTGGTCAATGTTAGATGGACTTTTTCTTGGAAAGATATTTTTATCTAAAAACCCTATTATCGCAATATCATCCAGCGACAACGAAGAATTTTTAGTAGTCGGCACTTGGGATGGATGTATTTTTATTTATTCTATTCTTCAAGGAAAAATTATATATCACAAAAAAATTGAGAATAAACCGATAAGAAAAATTTTTTATTTTGATGGATTAGATTTAATATCTTATCTTACAGACGATTCCAAGATCTACTTCTTGTCATTAAAAAATAATAAAAAACTTCTGCTCTATGAAAATAACTTGAAAATTACCTCTTATGACATAAAGCTAAATGAAAACTTAATTTTTTTAGGATTTGAGAATGGCTTGATTGAAATTTTTAACTTCAATACCAATATTTCAGAAAATAAAATTTTTATGAGCAACAATAAGATAGTTAATCTGTCAGCCTCCGTAGATGTTAAATATGTTCTGTCTACAGACGAATCTCATTCAAACTCATTGAATATCTATAAGCTTGACTCTCTGCAATCTATCTATACTGCTAATACTTATGGAACCTGTCTTGATGCTAAATTCGTAAACTACTCAGATATCGCAATGTCTGTAATAAATTCTTCATCAAATCTTAAGATATTAACAAAAAAAGACTCCCCTTTATCAAAATCTATAATTATTAAATACAACAAAAGTAGCTCAGATTTAGCAAATAAAAAAATTTTCAATTTTAATGAGCAGATTTCAACAGCCCTGATTTCAGAGGATATAAAAAAAGTTTATTTTGGTACAAAGTCTGGGATCTTGAAGAAGTGCTCTTTAAATAGTCAAGAAGTAAATTTTTCTGAGATATTGGAGCCAGAAGTACCAATTAATAAAATTTTTGTTCACACTGATTCTGAAAAGTTGCTCTGTTTTAATAAAAATTATAATGTCTATGTTTATAATGGCTTAGATTTGAAAAATTTTAGCATTATCAATGTTAAAAACGCTGAAACTGCTCTATCAGCAGCTGACAGTGCTGCCTACTGGACTGAAAAAGAAAATAAACTATACTTATTAGATTTGACAAAAAAAGAAATTTCCATAAATTCATTCGAAATTGAATTTAGCCCATTTAAAGTTTTGTTATTTAAAAATAGGTTTTATCTTTCTACTAAGGATGGTCAGATTTTTATATATGATGCAGAACTTAAGAGTTTATTTGACTGCTTTAATACTGGAATTGACGATGGAAAGTTTTCTGTTTGCTCAAGGCTAAATATTATAGGATATTACAATGATAAAGTTCTAAAAATGTATGACAGATTGGGAAAACTATTGGCTGAAATAAAATTTGACCTAAAGAAGATAGACTTATTGACCTTTTCCGATGATGGAATGTATTTTGCGTTTTCCTGCGATGATGAAATCTATCTATATGATGTTGTATCATCTGAGATAATAAAACAATTTGTCGGACACTATGATAAGATTGCAGATATTAAATTTAAAAGTAATTCAAATATTCTGTTATCAGTAGGTTTTGATAAAATTGTTAATTTTTGGAAATTTTAA